Proteins from a genomic interval of Medicago truncatula cultivar Jemalong A17 chromosome 3, MtrunA17r5.0-ANR, whole genome shotgun sequence:
- the LOC11411239 gene encoding nicastrin translates to MALTFIFLFFIPHLLSSISAQSTSMESVPDLQSTMYTDVDGFPCVRLLSLSGTIGCSNPGRDKVVAPIVRFENVDDVTELSSILVSMDQFPTLFNRLSADPSFASKVGGVLVESVTDSQKKLNGFSPDQKFPLAEFAPYHNISYEWNPIGSGIMWKSYGFPVFLLTESGTKTLQEFVLKGEDKKKAYTSNVAEFDLVMQTMKSGTHDSESCLNEGTCLPLGGYSVWSALPPINNSSSKPSKPIILTVASMDSASFFRDRSLGADSPISGLIALLAAADALSHLDGIGDLSKQLVFVVFTGEAWGYLGSRRFLVELDEHSDAVQGLNHSLIEKVLEIGSVGKGLSQGAKNFFAHAERDSSATNQIMVALKHAQESLLSEDIRITSASASNPGIPPSSLMTFWNKNPGISGVVLEDFDSSFVNEFYHSYLDDLSNVNSSAVVAAASLVARTLYILASETNDVQNSTLAAINVNVSLVEQLVGCLLGCDPGLSCELVKKYISPASTCASNYVGVILDEPSSTPNPGYINDVPRFIWNFLADITSISKENSSSGCQQGCSGSDEVCIKAETDGKGVCVLSTTRYVPAYSTRLSFESGVWSVLPPNSSDKMGVVDPVWTESNWNTVGIRIYTVQIAAYDRVVLFGGMTLTLLAYLGIAVTRTFVAKATKRD, encoded by the exons ATGGCGCTAaccttcatcttcctcttcttcatcccTCACCTCCTATCTTCCATCTCAGCACAATCCACCTCCATGGAATCGGTCCCCGATCTTCAGAGCACCATGTACACCGACGTTGACGGATTTCCTTGCGTTCGGCTGCTAAGTCTCTCTGGAACCATCGGTTGTTCAA ATCCTGGGCGAGATAAGGTTGTAGCTCCAATTGTGAGGTTCGAAAATGTTGATGATGTGACAGAGTTATCTTCTATATTGGTCTCAATGGATCAGTTTCCAACTCTCTTCAACAG ATTATCAGCTGACCCAAGCTTTGCAAGCAAAGTTGGTGGTGTGCTAGTTGAATCAGTTACTGATTCACAGAAGAAATTAAATG GATTCTCTCCAGATCAAAAGTTTCCGCTGGCTGAATTTGCTCCTTACCACAATATCAGCTATGAATGGAACCCAATT GGTTCTGGTATTATGTGGAAATCCTACGGTTTTCCTGTGTTTTTACTCACAGAAAGTGGCACGAAGACTCTTCAAGAG TTTGTATTAAAAGGTGAGGACAAAAAGAAAGCTTATACATCTAATGTGGCTGAGTTTGATCTGGTGATGCAG ACAATGAAATCTGGGACACATGATTCAGAGTCTTGTTTAAATGAAGGAACTTGCCTCCCTTTAGGTGGATACAG TGTTTGGTCGGCTCTTCCTCCAATCAACAATTCATCCTCAAAACCGTCTAAGCCCATTATATTGACAGTAGCCTCTATGGATTCTGCTTCCTTTTTCCGAGACAGAAGTCTTGGTGCAGATTCACCTATTTCT GGTTTAATTGCATTACTGGCAGCAGCCGATGCACTTTCTCATTTGGATGGTATTGGTGACCTTAGTAAGCAG CTTGTTTTTGTAGTTTTCACTGGAGAAGCATGGGGCTATCTTGGAAGTAGGAGATTTTTGGTAGAACTTGACGAGCACTCAGATGCTGTTCAAGGCCTTAATCACTCATTAATTGAAAAG GTCCTTGAAATTGGTTCTGTTGGAAAGGGACTCAGTCAAGGGGCTAAAAACTTTTTTGCTCATGCAGAAAGG GATTCTTCTGCCACAAATCAGATCATGGTTGCCCTGAAACATGCACAAGAATCACTGCTATCTGAAGACATACGGATCACATCTGCAAGTGCCTCAAATCCTGGGATACCTCCGTCATCTTTAATGACCTTTTGGAACAAG AATCCCGGAATCTCTGGTGTCGTGTTAGAAGATTTTGACTCTTCCTTTGTTAACGAGTTCTACCATAGTTatcttgatgatttat CAAATGTGAACTCATCGGCTGTAGTTGCTGCTGCTTCTCTTGTTGCCCGAACCCTTTACATACTTGCTAGTGAAACTAATGATGTACAAAATTCAACTTTGGCTGCTATAAATGTAAATGTCTCACTTGTTGAACAACTTGTGGGTTGCCTGTTGGGCTGTGATCCTGGTCTTTCTTGTGAGTTGGTGAAGAAATATATTTCACCCGCTTCAACCTGTGCGAGCAATTATGTTGGTGTTATCTTAGATGAACCTTCTTCCACACCTAATCCAGGATACATTAATGACGTTCCTAGGTTCATCTGGAATTTTCTAGCCGATATAACTTCTATCTCAAAGGAGAATAGTAGCTCAGGTTGTCAACAGGGTTGCAGTGGTAGCGATGAAGTTTGCATTAAAGCAGAGACTGATGGAAAGGGAGTTTGTGTTCTCTCTACAACTAg GTACGTTCCAGCATATTCAACACGGTTATCATTTGAATCAGGAGTATGGAGTGTTTTGCCCCCAAATTCCTCAGACAAAATGGGGGTCGTAGATCCAGTCTGGACAGAAAGTAACTGGAATACAGTAGGCATTCGGATCTACACAGTCCAAATTGCTGCTTATGACCGGGTTGTTCTGTTTGGGGGAATGACTCTTACACTCTTGGCATACCTTGGAATAGCAGTTACAAGAACTTTCGTTGCCAAAGCAACAAAGAGGGATTGA
- the LOC11406642 gene encoding U-box domain-containing protein 21 translates to MVLSWTKRNMFRRTSKAKHQLPGAGDGELTVEEITIPTNFRCPVSLDLMKDPVTLSTGITYDRFSIDKWIEAGNKTCPVTNQKLSTFEITPNHTIRKMIQSWCVENSSYGIERIPTPRIPVSGYEVNEVCTRLLSGCRNLDEKKCVEFVGKIKIWWRESERNKRVIIGNGVSSVLATVFDSFSCVSFEEHVVVLEEVLEILTWIVKTSFGDSKTKMCLSSSSLNCLVWFLDGKDLGARQNAVLLLKEMNVEELSRIEGVVEGLVKIVKEPIGSSATKACLTTIFKLVSSAKNRDEISERFVELGLVSFLLETIVDGEKGICEKALGVLDCLCDCKKGKEVVQTNALALPLVIKKLLRVSPLASSFAVGIVRKILCEKKEERVLIEAIQLGAFQKLLVMLQVGCEEKTKENTTELLKLLNGYRSKAECVDNSLDFKYLKN, encoded by the coding sequence atggttttatCATGGACTAAAAGAAACATGTTCCGCCGCACCAGCAAAGCAAAACACCAACTTCCCGGCGCCGGCGACGGTGAATTAACGGTGGAGGAAATAACAATCCCAACCAATTTCCGGTGTCCGGTGAGTCTAGACTTGATGAAAGATCCAGTAACTCTATCAACAGGAATCACCTACGACAGATTCAGCATCGATAAATGGATCGAAGCCGGAAACAAAACTTGCCCAGTTACAAATCAAAAACTTTCAACCTTCGAAATCACACCAAATCACACCATAAGAAAAATGATTCAGAGTTGGTGTGTTGAGAATAGTTCTTATGGGATTGAGAGAATTCCAACACCTCGTATACCAGTTTCCGGGTACGAGGTTAATGAGGTTTGTACTAGGTTGTTGTCGGGTTGTAGAAATTTGGATGAGAAAAAGTGTGTTGAGTTTGTTGGAAAGATTAAGATTTGGTGGAGAGAGAGTGAGAGGAATAAGAGGGTTATAATTGGAAATGGAGTTTCTTCTGTTTTAGCTACGGTTTTTGATTCTTTTTCATGTGTTTCTTTTGaggaacatgttgttgttttggaGGAGGTTTTGGAGATTTTAACATGGATTGTTAAAACTTCTTTTGGTGATTCGAAAACGAAGATGTGTTTATCGTCTTCGTCTTTGaattgtttggtttggtttttagatgGCAAAGATTTAGGTGCAAGACAAAATGCTGTTTTGTTGCTTAAAGAAATGAATGTTGAGGAGTTATCAAGAATTGAAGGTGTTGTTGAGGGTTTGGTTAAGATTGTTAAGGAACCAATTGGGTCAAGTGCTACAAAAGCATGTTTGACCACAATTTTCAAGTTGGTTTCATCGGCGAAAAATAGAGATGAAATTAGTGAAAGGTTTGTTGAATTGGGTTTGGTTTCATTTTTGCTTGAAACAATTGTTGATGGAGAAAAAGGGATATGTGAGAAAGCACTTGGTGTGTTGGATTGTTTATGTGATTGCAAGAAAGGGAAAGAGGTTGTTCAAACGAACGCTTTAGCTTTGCCTCTTGTGATTAAGAAGCTTTTGAGGGTGTCTCCTTTGGCATCTAGTTTTGCTGTTGGGATTGTTAGGAAGATACTATGTgagaagaaggaagaaagagTTTTGATTGAGGCAATTCAACTTGGTGCTTTTCAGAAACTTTTGGTTATGTTGCAAGTTGGGTGTGAGGAGAAAACAAAGGAGAATACTACTGAGTTGTTGAAATTGTTGAATGGTTATAGAAGCAAAGCTGAATGTGTTGATAATTCATTAGATTTCAAGTATCTCAAGAACTAA
- the LOC11406737 gene encoding agamous-like MADS-box protein AGL80 — translation MTRKKVKLAFIINDSARKATFKKRKKGLMKKVSELSTLCGIDACAIIYSPYDPQPEVWPSPLGVQRVLSKFRKMPELEQSKKMVNQESFLRQRIQKAKDQLTKQRKDNREKEMTQLMFQYLSADQVMHNISMVDLNDMAWLIDQYLKDINRRVEMLSRNGQGQGQTQTQTQMVASTMVANPVPKIEENGQGSHGQHVLDMNMDVMQKQHFFMNLMNNGGGDQAPPMGNVNPPNGFWPNPFFR, via the coding sequence atgaCTAGAAAAAAGGTGAAACTCGCATTCATAATCAACGACTCCGCGAGGAAGGCGACGttcaagaaaaggaagaaaggtCTAATGAAAAAGGTTAGTGAACTCAGCACCCTCTGTGGTATTGATGCTTGTGCTATAATCTATAGTCCATACGATCCTCAACCTGAGGTTTGGCCATCTCCTTTAGGAGTCCAAAGGGTGCTATCAAAGTTCCGAAAAATGCCTGAATTGGAACAAAGCAAAAAGATGGTGAACCAAGAGAGTTTTTTGAGGCAGCGGATTCAAAAGGCGAAAGATCAATTGACTAAACAAAGAAAGGataatagagaaaaagaaatgacTCAGTTAATGTTTCAGTACCTTAGTGCTGATCAAGTTATGCACAATATAAGCATGGTTGATTTGAATGATATGGCATGGTTGATTGATCAGTATTTGAAAGATATCAATAGGAGGGTTGAAATGTTGAGCAGGAATGGTCAAGGTCAAGGTCAAACTCAAACTCAAACTCAAATGGTAGCATCAACAATGGTGGCTAATCCAGTACCTAAGATTGAAGAGAATGGACAAGGGAGTCACGGTCAACATGTTTTGGACATGAACATGGATGTTATGCAGaagcaacatttttttatgaacttGATGAATAATGGTGGTGGGGATCAGGCACCTCCCATGGGAAATGTCAATCCCCCAAATGGGTTTTGGCCAAATCCATTTTTCCGTTGA